The sequence below is a genomic window from Gadus morhua chromosome 12, gadMor3.0, whole genome shotgun sequence.
aataatagattcacaAGTAAGACATGAAGTAAATTGATGTTGGTGTATGTATATGTCTTGAGAGAGAAATTCAGTATTGTAGAAAAGGCaacaaatgcaaaggcaaaccttgatttttgatatatatatttataggatTGGAAAGACAAAGCCCAACAAGAGCGGGAGGACAGGGACACAGGGTTGGCAGAGCCAAATAAATGCCCCAATTGCCAAATAACCTTCACAAGACAGAAGGATTTAAAATTTCATCAAAGAGGCtgccatgaatgtgtgtgtgacatttgcaatgaaacatttcaacatgaaaaaaaactggagacacaaaaacaagaaccacaaacaacaaTACCAATGTGACCACTGCAAAAAAAACTTTGCTGAAAAAAGAAACCTGGCAAGACACGCAAATGCCTGCACGAAAAAGTGAATTCATTGTATACATTTACAAAATATTGAGTATTTACATTCTCCCTATTAAATTCTACAGTTGATGCCCCAGTCCAGTTTGCCCagtctcttttatttatttctttttaaatgCTTTGTCTTTGATTGCATGGTATGGGTCCCAGACTTCTTACTAGTGTTGGTATTTGACTGCACTGCTgtagtaaatgtgtgtgtgcgttttcttTTGGGCTCATGTAGCTGCACTGGCCGTCCTTTGGGTACCGCTTGACGACTCCCATTCCCAGTCTTCCTTTTTCTGTTTGGTTGGACCTTGATTTTCTTGCCCATTCCTGTTTTCTTGATCTCGCTAGCCCCAAAATTATAAAGAGCACTCACCAAATTGGATTGCATAGCTCTTGCAGAGCTTAGGGATTCTACTCTTTTTGAAAATTTAACTATCCCTTTTGCCAAATTAAGATCTCTGGTGGTTTGAAGCTTTTGGAGTATCTGCATACAGCTGGTTTGCAACAAATGTTCTGCGGCTTCAATAACATCAGCTGGAGAGTCAGGGTTTTCTATCTCCACAGGAGTCGAGCAGTGTGTTGTTCCCATGATAGTGGATGCCTCGCTGGGAAGACCGTCGCCTTGTGCAAGCTCTTTCTGACCACCCACATCACAAGAGCGTAAGGAATTGTAACTATCAACAGGAAGTGTTTTCCCTAATGCTATCCATGCCAATTTTTGTCTACTGTTTGGGTTGGTAACGGGGATGAAATTAATACAGTGTGCTACATTTGCCATCCACAGTACATACTGGTGTTTGCATGGGGTCCCATCTTTACCAGTCTGGCAGCTACACACTCCAAGACTCATGTCCACGGTGTAACTGAAAAATAATAAAGCACATTTTACATTAATATCATAGCATAAATTACAAAGGTTCTGTCCCATCACATCAGGTGGTATGGCAAAACATGTAGACCATTAGGGGGCAACGTCACACCAACATCACGTGACACTTCTAAAAacctttttcttgtttttttatagtactgtttgtattattattattaatattattattattgttattattattattattattatttaattgcaTGGGCAAACATTGCAAAATGGGTCATAACTCAAAGGGAGAATTTTCAGTTGCTACATAAATTGTGAAAATAGTAAATACATGATCAGTTAAATCTTTAGATTTGATACTATACCTTTGACTGGTATCTGAAGCGCTTCCAACTTTGAAGATGTTGTTGCCAAAGTCTCTCACAGTGGAGAGATAGGTATCCAGCTGTTTTTTATCTGGAACTTTGAAGCCTGTGCTTCCATCCTTTCCTTTCCCCATGAATCGGTGCCTGTAAAGACCATCATAACTTCCATCAGCAATACTGAGCAGCTTATTCTTGTAATGGTCTTCCAGATCAATTGTCAGCTTGTCCAGTAGCCCAACAACATTGTACTCTTTTGTACGACGTAGAATCACATCCTTCAAAACCAGAAACTGGGCCTCTGCAAAGTTATTCGTGTGATTGCCTCTAACAGGTAGTTCTGTTCTGAAGCATAGAGCAAAAGCTTCTTTGTCTTTGAACAGATTGTGTAGATAACTCAGTAGATTTGGGTATCGTTTGCATTGGTCATCATTCAAAAGTGCACTGAAACAGTTGTTGAATTCTTGCTTTGTTTGGGCATATAGGGACTTCTTAAAAAGGTTTAGGATATGGGGCCTGTCTGATTGGTTGATATTATGGCTACCCTCATGAAGCCATCTCCAGACCTGCTGGAGCATGTGAAAGATACAAAGGAGTAAAACACAAGATGGCCAAACAGACTTCAGTgcatttctttcttctttgcAGTTGTCTGTGAGGATGACTTGGGGTCCTTGTTCTGGGCCACGGCCATTGAACGCATGCTGAGGTAAACAGGAGCGAAGCATTTCAAAACCCTGTTTAAGTGTGCTTTCTTGCTCATCACTAGTGATGAAGATACCAAGTGGTAGTGCTCCAGATacactgtgtgtgcacattaCAAACACTTTCAGATTGTGCTCTTCTGTGTTGGAAGTCGCATCCACAAAAAACAATTCACCAGACTGCTGTACTTCCTTGTGCACACGATTCATCAGAGGTGTTACAATGGCAATTATGAGAGGCTTACTAACACCCTCATATATTTGATGACAAGTTGTAGCTTCTGGATTTTCAGCCTGGTACTGAACTAGTTTCTCAGCGAGTCTCTCATACATCAGAACCCCTTGCCCACCATACCTGTCCTTGCCAAACTGAGAGTAAAGGCAActgtcacaaatgtgtaacagtacatatgtagtcgtaaatattttttataccattgtaaacacaaaatagggtctacgagtacgcaaatctgtgttacaggtgcacaaatccttttgctacaattattgcagcgcagttggtgcaaaacacattcgcacacccgtgtttcataatctgagaacatgcccaaaaggtttgcattcgtaaacccaaatttgaagtAATGAATCTATGaaaaatttcctcacaaataaaatgataaagaacgctacgttaattcagcattttaatgagggAGCACcaatccattttacaactgctcgaatctgctcctgcaagtctcagctgtgggttttttttgcaggttgttttgcaacacgtctaggtggtaaatgtgtagcagaAGTATTTGTATCCGTAGAtcccgtgggcgggacaaaatagttccGCACATAATTTCCTAATttaatgaaaatcgccggcagggatgcatttctcaaattacactgggacccaccgcgtgccagccatggagctataaagatcgcagcatactctCGCAGGTATCCAACATTATGTTCAATGAAATTACTTAGTTCAGGTGAATTCCCCCaaaagtattgcattaacatttctgaactTATTGTGGCAAATATCAAAAGCAGAGACGTGCTATATTCTTTAAGTCACTTTATTGAATCCTCCAGTCTACCGTAACCACCACCAAGCTCAACTGTCAACTTGCATCTGGTGCCAGCTCCACCTGCCAGTAGCCGCTCCGCAGGTCTAGTGAGCTGAAACACTGAGACCCTAGGCGTCATCTATGAGGGGCAAGGGATAAGAGTCCTTTCTGGTTACATCGTTCAAGTGACGAtagtccacacagaacctccagcTGTCGTCCTTCTTTTTGACCAGGAGGGCAGGGGCAGCCCAGGGGCTGTTGGATGGCTGTATCACCCCCGCCTCTGCCATCTCCCGGATCATCTGCTCTGCTGCTTCTTGTTTGGCGAACCCTAGTCGGCGGGCTCGCAGTCTAATGGGCAGGGCCGTGCCAGTGTCAATTGAGTGCTGCACCAGGTTAGTTTGGGTGCTGTCCTGATTTCGTGCAGCAAAAATGTCTGTAAACTGCTGGAGCAGGTCTCGCAGCCGTTGACTCTGCTGAGCATCGAGTCCTTCACTGTTCCGCTGGTACAGTTCCTGGATCGCGTTGTCAACATCTGACGATAGGGGCTGAGGAGTCGTAGCCTCCACGGAGGTCGCTGTTGTCGTCTCAAGGCACAGGCGCGCATGCTTAGAGAACCCAATCTCACCCTGACGAAAGCTATTGACATGTGTCGCTccagtaaacaaacacaaatccagATTGAGAAAATAGGAGGGGAACAATTCAGAATCAAGGCACAGATATGCCTCCCGGGAACGTCTGTCAGAACCACGTGCCCAGAAGAGGCCACAACAAGCAGAGTAACAACAAGCAGAGGCAAGATAAAGTATCAGTCTGTCAGTACTGTGGATCGATGCACGTAAGAGCCAAATGCCCTGCATACGAAGTCATGTGCAAGAAATTTgggaaaataaatcattttgcCCGGGTGTGTAGGAGTGCACAGAATAAACCTCAGGTGAATCTATTAGAGGATGACAGCCACAGTCAGAGGGGTCAGTTGCAATGTGGTACGTCTCTCAAGTGAACTGTCTAGACCGAAATTTGAAATTTTTAAATACCTCGAGGGCCGAATGCCTCTCCCATCATATCtttggaccataataaagtcagaTACAAATTAATTGCATTTCATCATTTTTATTTAACGATATGCAATAGTCTGCAATAGACTTCAATTTGACAATAAAAATGCTAGAAGAAAAAAGTCTCATTGACAACTTGTATATCACACCACACAAGGAACAAGCATTGATGAATAGCTGTCCAAGTTAATTAGAGAAGCCATGTATGATTTGTTGACTACTTTTTGACCATACCAAATTCACATATACTGTATTGCAACAATTGAagtcaaaataataatattgtcTTTTCTTCAACTTCATTAACTCAGAACAATAGGAAACTAACAACAATTTACACTGTAAACCCGAACTTGTTGTTTCAACTTAAAAATCGGAGTGTCCATGCTGCCTTGAAATTGTATGTCAAGACAACCAAGACAATAAGTTAACTTAAATAGATATTACTATTTCACTCAACTCCATCTTCAGTCCATATTACTTGAAACTGTCAGGTGACTTAACCTCGAGTCAATACTACATAAATTCAATAGTTGATTAAACTTAAATAGCATTATAAGTAACATACATTTCTTTTTCGATGCAACTACAAAACTAGTGAGTTGTACTTACCTTTATGAACTGATTGAATATAAACTGCAATCAAGATTACTTAAATGTATACGTTGATTTAACTGATATAGTGAGTTGTACTGACATTTATGAACTGATTGAATATAAAGCCAAATCAagattatttaaatgtatagttTGCTTTAACTGATATACTATTGAGTTGTACTTACATTTATTAACTGATGAAAATAAAGCCCAATCAAGATAACTTAAATGTATGAGTTGATTTAAATGATATACTAGTTATTTGCACCTAACAATTTTAGCGCTAATTACATTTTATAgtggatttgatttatttttaactcGTAAAATCATTGCTTGCTCATTACATATATCTACAGCAGCCATGATGTAGGAATACGTCCATGCAATTGCTAACCCTTATTAGCCTacctgtgggggggaggggtcaggttCATGCGGGTCGTGGCCGTGGCTGACGCCAGAATGGTACTGTCACCATGTGGTGAAAAGAGAAATTGCAACAGTGGCGGGCTGGCGGGCcataaattatacatttttgaaagGGAGCCGCGGGCCATATAAAATATAACCCCGTGCCAAGTTTGGCCCGCGGGCTGGACTGTGGACATGCCTGGTCTAGACAATGTTTCAAACAAATGTTTTGTGAATCTCAAGCTAGCCACAGACAATGAAGAGTCACTGGAGTATGATCCAGGACAGACTCTAAAATGTCAGCTGGACACAGGATCTACGGTCAATATAATGGGTTTCACTGACCTACAATGCACACTACAGGACAGTACCCCAGCTCTGTTACCCAGCAAAGCAATGCTTAAGTTGTATGATGGCACACTGATAAGACCCAGAGGAGAATATGAACTCAAAACCGAGCGTAATGGCACAACGCACATTCTCAAATTGCAGATAATGGAGACATCACAAATACCGTTACTTTCAGCCGACACCTGCCAGAGACTGAACCTAATTCACATAGACCCAAAGCATG
It includes:
- the LOC115556343 gene encoding uncharacterized protein LOC115556343, producing the protein MCTHSVSGALPLGIFITSDEQESTLKQGFEMLRSCLPQHAFNGRGPEQGPQVILTDNCKEERNALKSVWPSCVLLLCIFHMLQQVWRWLHEGSHNINQSDRPHILNLFKKSLYAQTKQEFNNCFSALLNDDQCKRYPNLLSYLHNLFKDKEAFALCFRTELPVRGNHTNNFAEAQFLVLKDVILRRTKEYNVVGLLDKLTIDLEDHYKNKLLSIADGSYDGLYRHRFMGKGKDGSTGFKVPDKKQLDTYLSTVRDFGNNIFKVGSASDTSQSYTVDMSLGVCSCQTGKDGTPCKHQYVLWMANVAHCINFIPVTNPNSRQKLAWIALGKTLPVDSYNSLRSCDVGGQKELAQGDGLPSEASTIMGTTHCSTPVEIENPDSPADVIEAAEHLLQTSCMQILQKLQTTRDLNLAKGIVKFSKRVESLSSARAMQSNLVSALYNFGASEIKKTGMGKKIKVQPNRKRKTGNGSRQAVPKGRPVQLHEPKRKRTHTFTTAVQSNTNTSKKSGTHTMQSKTKHLKRNK